A genome region from Halorussus pelagicus includes the following:
- a CDS encoding DUF7318 family protein, with the protein MSSTGSTYGDIHRYEPPRESTAAAIAIVLLTVVEVVFVGLFTYGLLTGWGFSGIGNMYLGGVLAVIFIDLAFILLLYRKEFLPDVMIVKKRRRKWEDLYIREEQQHGTDSFGDAWDQFKQAVYPYYKR; encoded by the coding sequence ATGTCATCCACAGGCTCGACTTACGGCGACATTCATCGCTACGAACCGCCACGAGAGAGTACGGCCGCGGCTATCGCCATCGTCCTTCTGACGGTGGTCGAAGTCGTGTTTGTCGGTCTGTTCACCTACGGACTGCTCACTGGTTGGGGGTTCAGTGGAATCGGAAACATGTACCTCGGGGGCGTCCTCGCGGTCATCTTCATCGACCTCGCGTTCATCCTCCTGCTGTACCGCAAGGAGTTCCTCCCGGACGTAATGATCGTCAAGAAGCGTCGCCGCAAGTGGGAAGACCTCTACATCCGAGAGGAACAGCAACACGGCACCGATTCGTTCGGTGACGCGTGGGACCAGTTCAAACAGGCAGTGTACCCGTACTACAAGCGATAA
- a CDS encoding plastocyanin/azurin family copper-binding protein, translating to MAATGVAGGGAAGATAAAAQETTTTSSGNTTASENETTTAANATTTSGGSSGGGGPTEEVIVGPGGSLVYEPADLTIAPGTTVNFVWESDNHNIVVNSQPDGAGWEGTAGSETKTYNTGHEHSHTFETTGTYEYYCQPHRTAGMKASITVQEGGAQSSGGGGHAEEDPKHMGVPIQAHFVGLGALLMMAVSLVYTFFILKYGESPHASGGN from the coding sequence ATGGCAGCCACCGGTGTTGCGGGCGGCGGTGCCGCAGGGGCGACGGCCGCTGCGGCCCAAGAGACGACTACCACGTCGTCCGGCAATACCACTGCCTCCGAAAACGAGACCACGACCGCCGCCAACGCGACGACGACCAGCGGAGGCTCGTCCGGCGGTGGCGGTCCGACCGAGGAAGTGATAGTCGGTCCCGGCGGGAGCCTCGTGTACGAGCCCGCCGATTTGACCATCGCTCCCGGAACGACAGTGAACTTCGTCTGGGAGTCAGATAACCACAACATCGTCGTGAATAGCCAACCCGACGGTGCGGGTTGGGAAGGGACGGCAGGGAGCGAGACCAAGACCTACAACACCGGCCACGAACACTCTCACACGTTCGAGACGACCGGAACGTACGAGTATTACTGCCAGCCACACCGCACCGCCGGAATGAAGGCTTCCATCACGGTACAGGAAGGCGGCGCGCAGAGTAGTGGCGGCGGTGGACACGCGGAGGAGGACCCCAAACACATGGGCGTGCCGATTCAGGCCCACTTCGTCGGGCTGGGGGCCTTGCTCATGATGGCTGTTTCGCTCGTCTACACGTTCTTCATCCTGAAGTACGGCGAGTCACCGCACGCGAGCGGAGGTAACTAA
- a CDS encoding DUF7319 domain-containing protein: MTDASDDPAGERPVDSPSEADASGRPDPEEDRENPDRPADAGERDRLTSEEVEEKYDFEEFGPQDMAEMSYEEWEAVFDHDSWITGRDLLDRVEADLKSRVADRDVFAVVERIERNGKPQLLAYSDEGYAVVYPDGTVEGSGTVLRDVKPSVALASMESYEVPEMPEGEVLPDPAEVPEGSGQLGNKLMQVIAAAHVLAGVALFVSWIALGLPLVAAVAAFGFFFFGVFVFLLVANARLSDRFRAEEYRNRLRAVGLDEEERPDFLPDGDDESPDAVGDAGGSTGDDAPDTDVSPRSESGN, translated from the coding sequence ATGACCGACGCCTCGGACGACCCGGCGGGCGAACGACCGGTCGATTCGCCGAGCGAGGCCGACGCGAGCGGCCGACCCGACCCCGAGGAGGACCGAGAGAACCCGGACCGCCCCGCCGACGCGGGCGAGCGCGACCGACTCACCTCCGAGGAAGTCGAGGAGAAGTACGACTTCGAGGAGTTCGGCCCCCAAGACATGGCCGAAATGTCCTACGAGGAGTGGGAAGCGGTCTTCGACCACGACTCGTGGATTACCGGCCGCGACCTGCTCGACAGGGTGGAGGCCGACCTCAAGAGTCGAGTCGCCGACCGAGACGTGTTCGCCGTCGTCGAGCGCATCGAACGGAACGGCAAGCCACAACTGCTGGCGTACTCCGACGAGGGGTACGCAGTAGTCTACCCCGACGGCACTGTCGAGGGGAGCGGCACCGTCCTCCGAGACGTGAAACCCTCGGTGGCGCTGGCCTCGATGGAGAGCTACGAGGTGCCCGAGATGCCCGAGGGCGAGGTGCTTCCCGACCCCGCGGAGGTACCGGAAGGCTCCGGGCAACTGGGCAACAAACTGATGCAGGTTATCGCCGCGGCCCACGTCCTCGCTGGCGTCGCGCTGTTCGTGTCGTGGATAGCCCTCGGTCTCCCGCTCGTCGCCGCGGTGGCCGCGTTCGGGTTTTTCTTCTTCGGCGTGTTCGTCTTCCTGCTGGTGGCCAACGCCCGACTTTCCGACCGGTTCCGGGCCGAGGAGTACCGCAACCGCCTCCGGGCAGTCGGCTTGGACGAGGAGGAGCGACCCGACTTCCTGCCGGACGGCGACGACGAGTCGCCCGATGCGGTCGGCGACGCGGGCGGTTCGACGGGCGACGACGCACCCGATACGGACGTTTCCCCGCGGTCCGAAAGTGGGAACTAG
- a CDS encoding RAD55 family ATPase, translated as MSNERVALYEFAADLPLGGIEPGTNLLVAGPTMGGARRLALRLVADATDRGEGMLLVSTDKASGKVLSECDGLCTNLGGSPVGVVDCVSSGPGRGQFADSVETVSSPGDLTGIGIEFSGLYQNIHRSGTERVRAGLYSISTLLMYADFQTVSRFIHTISGRIAATDGLGVFLIDPATQDEKVVSTMAQLCDAKVDVRERDDGKSELRVRGLRDQPHEWTPF; from the coding sequence ATGAGCAACGAGCGTGTCGCGCTGTACGAGTTCGCCGCCGACCTGCCGCTCGGCGGTATCGAACCCGGAACGAACCTGCTCGTGGCCGGTCCCACGATGGGCGGCGCGCGCCGTCTCGCGCTCCGTCTGGTCGCCGACGCGACCGACCGCGGCGAGGGAATGTTGCTCGTCTCCACCGACAAGGCGAGCGGGAAGGTTCTCTCGGAGTGCGACGGTCTCTGTACCAACCTCGGAGGCTCGCCCGTCGGCGTCGTGGACTGCGTGAGTTCGGGACCCGGTCGAGGCCAGTTCGCCGACAGCGTCGAGACGGTGTCGAGTCCGGGCGACCTGACGGGTATCGGCATCGAGTTCTCGGGACTCTACCAGAATATCCACCGGTCGGGCACCGAGCGCGTCCGGGCGGGTCTGTACTCCATCTCGACGCTGTTGATGTACGCCGACTTTCAGACGGTCTCGCGGTTTATCCACACGATCAGCGGGCGCATCGCCGCGACAGACGGTCTCGGCGTGTTCCTCATCGACCCGGCCACGCAGGACGAGAAGGTCGTCAGCACCATGGCCCAACTCTGCGACGCCAAAGTGGACGTTCGGGAGCGCGACGACGGCAAAAGCGAACTGCGAGTGCGAGGCCTGCGCGACCAACCGCACGAATGGACGCCGTTCTGA
- a CDS encoding GAF domain-containing protein yields MSGPIIIFVDPDESAREETLDRLRAAGDEPTLVAAESLSAAEKLLCERAADCVVTEHDLPDGTGLELATRVRDVRPSVACIVYTAADREELATDEFGDTVVEYVPKDAPNAADQLWNVVDFTASFRAQTAYPLPENETDRLAALDPYDLDPEALQDDVGKITDLAARHLDVPMSSISLIKEHSQEFLACHGADWTPIQREDSVCTYAIVEDDPVAVIEDVTEDPRFADNEELDDLGIRSYAGADLTTDNGLTVGTLCAYGKEPRTFSDDDREFLATLADVAMNILELHYELSELHEDRADPPEDDGEGGRR; encoded by the coding sequence ATGTCCGGACCCATCATCATCTTCGTGGACCCCGACGAGTCGGCCCGCGAGGAGACGCTGGACCGACTTCGGGCCGCGGGCGACGAGCCGACGCTGGTCGCGGCCGAATCGCTCTCGGCGGCCGAGAAACTGTTGTGCGAACGCGCTGCCGACTGCGTCGTAACCGAACACGACCTGCCGGATGGGACCGGTCTCGAACTCGCCACGCGCGTCCGGGACGTTCGGCCGAGCGTCGCCTGCATCGTCTACACCGCGGCCGACCGCGAAGAACTGGCCACCGACGAGTTCGGCGATACCGTCGTGGAGTACGTCCCCAAGGACGCGCCGAACGCCGCCGACCAGTTGTGGAACGTCGTGGATTTCACCGCGTCGTTTCGCGCGCAGACGGCGTATCCGCTCCCAGAGAACGAAACGGACCGACTCGCCGCGCTCGACCCCTACGACCTCGACCCCGAGGCGCTACAGGACGACGTTGGGAAAATCACCGACCTCGCCGCCCGACATCTCGACGTGCCGATGTCGTCGATCAGCCTGATAAAGGAACACAGCCAAGAGTTTCTGGCCTGTCACGGCGCGGACTGGACCCCGATCCAACGGGAGGACTCCGTCTGCACCTACGCCATCGTCGAGGACGACCCGGTGGCCGTCATCGAAGACGTGACGGAGGACCCGCGGTTCGCGGACAACGAAGAGTTAGACGACCTCGGGATTCGCTCGTACGCTGGCGCGGACCTGACGACTGACAACGGGTTGACCGTGGGGACGCTGTGTGCCTACGGCAAGGAACCGCGAACCTTCTCGGACGACGACCGGGAGTTTCTCGCCACGCTGGCGGACGTGGCGATGAACATTCTCGAACTGCACTACGAACTGTCCGAGTTGCACGAGGACCGCGCGGACCCGCCCGAGGACGACGGCGAAGGAGGACGACGATGA
- a CDS encoding DUF7321 family protein, translating into MVSETVVAAGVALVVTASLPFYLYGAWYILDQEVVTWDVLIHHLKFITVGLLLTGVPMVTWMLPRFFDQLGGFAALHAFLGIQAYAMLLVALTGIVRIFQVKRQHDLYETDAADRDVDISELHENMGAWRGRLRVGVVGYVLFWVLAWIVGMARFFIDYVLY; encoded by the coding sequence ATGGTCAGCGAGACGGTGGTTGCGGCTGGGGTCGCCCTCGTCGTCACTGCCAGCCTCCCGTTTTACCTCTACGGCGCGTGGTACATCCTCGACCAAGAGGTGGTTACGTGGGACGTGCTGATACACCACCTCAAGTTCATTACGGTCGGACTCCTGTTGACGGGGGTGCCGATGGTGACGTGGATGCTCCCGCGCTTTTTCGACCAACTTGGGGGATTCGCGGCGCTTCACGCCTTCCTCGGCATCCAAGCCTACGCGATGTTACTAGTCGCGCTGACGGGCATCGTCCGCATCTTTCAGGTCAAGCGCCAGCACGACCTCTACGAGACCGACGCGGCCGACCGCGACGTGGACATCAGCGAACTCCACGAGAACATGGGCGCGTGGCGCGGGCGACTCCGCGTCGGCGTCGTGGGCTACGTCCTCTTTTGGGTGCTAGCGTGGATCGTCGGGATGGCACGATTCTTCATCGACTACGTGTTGTACTGA
- the nth gene encoding endonuclease III, giving the protein MGTPLDSRQAQAEEVVERLYEEYPDTTISLNFSNRLELLIAVMLSAQCTDERVNKETAHLFEKYETVGEYAEADVDELSEDIGSITYHNSKADYIVSTARTLIEEYDGEVPDKMDELTELKGVGRKTANVVLQHGHDVVEGIVVDTHVQRLSRRLGITEDERPTDIEQDLMGIVPEDDWQQFTHLCISHGRATCTARNPDCDDCVLENVCPSSKLDHEVDLASGEAW; this is encoded by the coding sequence ATGGGAACGCCACTCGATAGCCGCCAAGCGCAAGCCGAGGAGGTCGTCGAACGCCTCTACGAGGAGTATCCCGACACCACAATCTCGCTTAATTTCTCGAACCGCCTCGAACTGCTCATCGCGGTCATGCTCTCGGCGCAGTGTACCGACGAGCGCGTAAACAAGGAGACCGCCCACCTCTTCGAGAAGTACGAGACCGTCGGGGAGTACGCCGAAGCCGACGTTGACGAACTCTCCGAGGATATCGGCTCGATTACGTACCACAACAGCAAGGCCGATTACATCGTCTCTACCGCCCGAACCCTCATCGAGGAGTACGACGGCGAAGTCCCCGACAAGATGGACGAGTTGACCGAACTGAAAGGCGTCGGGCGCAAGACCGCAAACGTCGTGCTCCAGCACGGCCACGACGTGGTGGAGGGTATCGTGGTTGACACCCACGTTCAGCGCCTCTCGCGGCGTCTCGGTATCACGGAGGACGAACGCCCGACGGACATCGAGCAGGACTTGATGGGTATCGTCCCCGAGGACGACTGGCAACAGTTCACGCACCTCTGTATCAGTCACGGGCGGGCGACCTGCACCGCGCGAAACCCCGACTGTGACGACTGCGTGCTGGAGAACGTCTGTCCGTCCTCGAAACTTGACCACGAGGTGGACCTCGCCAGCGGCGAGGCGTGGTAG
- the mvaD gene encoding phosphomevalonate decarboxylase MvaD — MKATAKAHPIQGLVKYHGMRDEDLRLPYHDSISVCTAPSHTKTTVEFDPDLDADTFVVGGEKLEAHEADRVANVVAEVRARADADHAQYPVRLESENSFPSNVGLGSSSSGFAAAAMALAEAADLDATRPDISTIARRGSSSAARAVTGGFSDLHTGLNDEDCRSERLDSPLEDDLRIVAGLVPAYKETEHAHREAADSHMFEARLAHIHDQLAEVRDALREGDFQRVFETAEHDSLSLAATTMTGPSGWVYWKPDTIEIFNAVRELRDEGVPVYFSTDTGASVYVNTTAEHVERVEEVVADCGVETMVWEAGGPARILDESEALF; from the coding sequence ATGAAGGCGACCGCGAAAGCTCACCCCATCCAAGGACTCGTTAAATATCACGGGATGCGCGACGAAGACCTGCGCCTCCCCTATCACGACTCCATCAGCGTCTGCACCGCGCCGAGTCACACCAAGACCACCGTCGAGTTCGACCCGGACCTCGACGCCGACACCTTCGTCGTCGGCGGCGAGAAGTTGGAGGCCCACGAGGCCGACCGCGTGGCCAACGTCGTCGCGGAGGTCCGAGCGCGCGCCGACGCCGACCACGCCCAGTATCCCGTCCGACTGGAGAGCGAGAACTCCTTCCCGTCGAACGTGGGTCTCGGTTCGTCGTCGTCCGGATTCGCCGCCGCGGCGATGGCGCTGGCGGAGGCCGCGGACCTCGACGCCACCCGGCCCGACATCTCGACCATCGCGCGCCGCGGGTCGTCCTCGGCCGCCCGCGCCGTGACCGGCGGGTTCTCGGACCTCCACACCGGACTCAACGACGAGGACTGTCGCTCCGAGCGCCTCGACAGTCCGCTCGAAGACGACCTGCGAATCGTCGCGGGTCTCGTCCCCGCCTACAAGGAGACCGAACACGCCCACCGCGAGGCCGCCGACAGCCACATGTTCGAGGCGCGACTCGCGCATATCCACGACCAGCTCGCGGAGGTGCGTGACGCGCTCCGCGAGGGCGACTTCCAGCGGGTCTTCGAGACCGCCGAACACGACTCGCTGTCGCTGGCTGCGACGACGATGACCGGTCCCTCCGGGTGGGTTTACTGGAAGCCCGACACCATCGAGATTTTCAACGCGGTCCGCGAACTCCGCGACGAGGGCGTGCCGGTCTACTTCTCGACTGACACCGGCGCGAGCGTCTACGTCAACACGACCGCCGAACACGTCGAACGCGTCGAGGAAGTCGTCGCCGACTGCGGCGTCGAGACGATGGTCTGGGAGGCTGGTGGCCCGGCCCGGATTCTCGACGAGAGCGAGGCGCTGTTCTGA
- a CDS encoding type II toxin-antitoxin system PemK/MazF family toxin, translated as MSTEKDPFDNSTHARPWLIVSDESHPFYGEQYVALTLTSKSWYDEGFELRDDDWIRGGMPENSKVVTWGFASPDHDDLDHDRWQGTLETEVVDACVERATDYVGL; from the coding sequence TTGTCTACGGAAAAAGACCCGTTCGACAACAGCACGCACGCTCGCCCGTGGCTCATCGTCTCGGACGAGTCGCATCCGTTCTACGGCGAGCAGTACGTCGCGCTGACGCTCACCTCGAAGTCGTGGTACGACGAGGGATTCGAACTGCGCGACGACGACTGGATTCGCGGAGGAATGCCCGAAAACAGCAAGGTCGTGACGTGGGGGTTCGCCTCTCCGGACCACGACGATTTAGACCACGACCGCTGGCAGGGGACGCTCGAAACCGAAGTGGTCGATGCCTGCGTCGAGCGAGCGACGGACTACGTGGGCCTCTGA
- a CDS encoding MarR family transcriptional regulator — protein sequence MSIDIDTFEEKSETELADMTNGERVLRFLAHNDDLAFKPAEIAEQVGVNKNSIGNVLRRLEDRELVRHKGPYWAITADEERLASFSAYFRTTSALDDRLGEEDPDEWAAHAPDEPHPNAERDEDDE from the coding sequence ATGTCTATCGACATCGACACCTTCGAAGAGAAAAGCGAGACCGAACTCGCCGACATGACGAACGGCGAGCGCGTCCTCCGCTTTCTCGCCCATAACGACGACCTCGCGTTCAAGCCCGCCGAGATCGCCGAGCAGGTCGGTGTGAATAAAAACTCCATCGGGAACGTCCTCCGTCGCCTCGAAGACCGCGAACTCGTCCGGCACAAAGGTCCCTACTGGGCCATCACCGCCGACGAAGAGCGACTCGCGTCGTTCAGTGCGTACTTCCGAACCACATCCGCTCTCGACGACCGACTCGGAGAGGAAGACCCCGACGAGTGGGCCGCTCACGCGCCCGACGAACCGCATCCGAACGCCGAACGCGACGAGGACGACGAATGA
- a CDS encoding NAD(P)/FAD-dependent oxidoreductase, whose amino-acid sequence MRIAVLGAGYAGLALARKLERTVPDDVEILVVERTGRHLVQHEIHRAIRRPSIADDIVVPLDEVLDRAEVRQAEVAEVDPDENVVALASGEEIDYDYAAVCLGTETAFYGLPGLEEHATPLKTLDDAETIRAGFLDAISAGRPDDPSRVVVGGAGLSGVQVAGELAAFAREEGESESVTVTLLEQLDEVAPAFPENFQSAVREQLETRDVEIRTGTAVSSADDEAIELDTGERIDYDQFVWTGGIRGPDALGGERPAVKNTLRLGDGTFVVGDAARVVDADGEPVPASAQAAVREARAVAENVASLVAYDREGDDMFEPRLEPFAFDSPGWLVSIGDGAVAQVGPTVLTGAAAKALKTTVGAGYLSSVGAIRNAADLVGEELGYET is encoded by the coding sequence ATGCGAATCGCTGTCCTCGGCGCGGGCTACGCCGGACTGGCCCTCGCCCGAAAACTGGAGCGCACCGTCCCCGACGACGTGGAGATTCTGGTCGTAGAACGGACCGGACGCCACCTCGTCCAGCACGAAATTCATCGCGCGATTCGTCGCCCGTCGATTGCCGACGACATCGTGGTTCCGCTAGACGAGGTGCTGGACCGCGCTGAGGTCCGGCAGGCCGAGGTCGCCGAGGTGGACCCTGACGAAAACGTCGTCGCGCTCGCGTCGGGCGAGGAAATCGACTACGACTACGCCGCGGTCTGTCTCGGGACCGAGACGGCGTTCTACGGACTGCCGGGCCTCGAAGAACACGCCACGCCGCTCAAGACGCTGGACGACGCCGAGACGATTCGCGCGGGGTTCCTCGACGCGATTTCGGCCGGACGACCCGACGACCCGAGTCGCGTCGTCGTCGGCGGTGCGGGCCTGTCGGGCGTGCAGGTCGCGGGCGAACTCGCGGCGTTCGCCCGCGAGGAAGGCGAGAGCGAGTCCGTCACCGTCACCCTGCTCGAACAGTTGGACGAGGTCGCGCCCGCGTTCCCCGAGAACTTCCAATCTGCGGTCCGCGAGCAGTTGGAGACCCGCGATGTGGAGATTCGGACCGGTACGGCGGTCTCCTCGGCGGACGACGAGGCCATCGAACTTGACACCGGCGAGCGAATCGACTACGACCAGTTTGTCTGGACTGGCGGCATCCGCGGTCCCGACGCCCTCGGCGGCGAGCGCCCCGCGGTGAAAAACACCCTGCGACTCGGCGACGGCACCTTCGTCGTCGGCGACGCGGCCCGCGTGGTGGACGCCGACGGCGAACCTGTCCCGGCGAGCGCGCAGGCCGCGGTCCGGGAGGCCCGCGCCGTCGCGGAGAACGTCGCCAGCCTCGTGGCGTACGACCGCGAGGGCGACGATATGTTCGAACCGCGACTCGAACCCTTCGCGTTCGACTCGCCGGGGTGGCTGGTCTCCATCGGCGACGGCGCGGTGGCGCAGGTCGGTCCGACGGTTCTCACCGGCGCGGCCGCGAAGGCGCTCAAGACGACCGTCGGCGCTGGCTACCTTTCGTCGGTGGGTGCGATACGGAACGCCGCGGACCTCGTGGGAGAAGAGTTGGGATACGAAACGTAG
- a CDS encoding SHOCT domain-containing protein: MNDPTESHENALVGLTSLGILGAGLGALFLGVEDFWLVFVIGFAVLVPIVATLTGDHGTGEYDPWLGTREHQRHDETGEYDRYDDTGERHRHDGTGERHRHDGTGERHRHDGRAATAQQNDESGRSAERVEDAEVESKQDALDTLRERYARGDLSETDFERKVEALLETETPESARKRIERARTGDESERTSADRDADETEMNLETDERTR, from the coding sequence ATGAACGACCCGACGGAGTCTCACGAGAACGCGCTCGTCGGACTCACCTCACTCGGAATCCTCGGTGCCGGTCTCGGTGCGCTCTTTCTGGGCGTCGAGGACTTCTGGCTCGTGTTCGTCATCGGGTTTGCGGTCCTCGTTCCGATAGTGGCGACCCTGACCGGGGACCACGGCACGGGCGAGTACGACCCATGGCTCGGCACGAGGGAGCATCAGCGACACGACGAGACTGGCGAATACGACCGGTACGACGATACCGGCGAACGCCACCGCCACGACGGCACGGGCGAACGCCACCGCCACGACGGCACGGGCGAACGCCACCGCCACGACGGCAGGGCCGCGACGGCACAGCAAAACGACGAGTCCGGCCGGAGCGCCGAGCGAGTTGAGGACGCCGAAGTGGAGTCGAAACAGGACGCGCTCGACACGCTCCGCGAGCGATACGCGCGTGGCGACCTCAGCGAGACGGACTTCGAGCGAAAGGTCGAGGCGCTACTCGAAACCGAGACGCCCGAGAGCGCGCGCAAGCGAATCGAGCGCGCGCGGACCGGCGACGAGAGCGAGCGCACCTCCGCCGACCGCGACGCCGACGAGACGGAGATGAACCTCGAAACCGACGAGCGCACGCGGTGA